In a single window of the Orbaceae bacterium lpD04 genome:
- the glnS gene encoding glutamine--tRNA ligase gives MSDVEARPTNFIRQIIDNDLAEGKYQTIQTRFPPEPNGYLHIGHAKAICLNFGIAQDYRGKCNLRFDDTNPVKEDVEYVESIKHDVQWLGFRWDGEVRYSSDYFEQLYHYAIELIQKGLAYVDELSADEIREHRGTLTQAGKNSPYRDRTIDENLSLFNKMKNGEFAEGKACLRAKIDMTSPFIVMRDPVLYRIKFANHHQTGDAWCIYPMYDFTHCISDAIENITHSLCTLEFQDNRRLYDWVLDNITISSRPHQYEFSRLNLEYAITSKRKLNLLVAEKIVDGWDDPRMPTVSGMRRRGYSAASIREFCQRIGITKQENTVEMSALEFCVREDLNENAPRAMAVIDPVKVIIENFSESLDEILMMPNHPNRPELGQRDVAFTRELYIDRADFREEANKNYKRLVLGKEVRLRNAYVIRADRVEKDDEGKIKTIYCSYDPATLNKNPEDGRKVKGVIHWVSAKFALPAEIRLYDRLFNTPNPGAADDFLATINPESLLIKQGFVEPSLRDSKAEFSYQFEREGYFCLDSKYGKDNNLVFNRTVGLRDSWSE, from the coding sequence ATGAGTGATGTCGAAGCTCGTCCAACAAACTTTATTCGTCAAATTATTGATAATGATTTGGCTGAAGGTAAATATCAAACGATTCAAACACGTTTTCCGCCAGAGCCAAATGGCTATTTGCATATTGGTCACGCTAAGGCTATTTGCTTAAATTTTGGTATTGCCCAAGATTACCGTGGTAAATGTAATTTACGTTTTGATGATACAAATCCAGTAAAAGAAGATGTTGAATATGTCGAATCAATTAAACATGATGTTCAATGGTTAGGGTTTCGGTGGGATGGAGAAGTACGTTATTCATCAGACTATTTTGAGCAACTTTACCATTATGCAATTGAGCTAATCCAAAAAGGTCTTGCTTATGTAGATGAATTATCTGCTGATGAGATCCGAGAGCATCGTGGAACGCTAACTCAAGCAGGTAAAAATAGCCCTTATCGTGATCGCACTATCGATGAAAATTTATCATTATTTAATAAAATGAAAAATGGTGAATTTGCGGAAGGTAAAGCGTGCTTACGCGCTAAAATTGATATGACTTCCCCATTTATTGTAATGCGTGATCCTGTTTTATATCGCATAAAATTTGCTAATCATCATCAAACTGGCGATGCATGGTGTATTTATCCAATGTACGATTTTACTCATTGTATTTCTGATGCGATAGAAAATATTACTCATTCGCTTTGTACATTAGAGTTTCAAGATAATCGTCGTTTATATGATTGGGTGCTAGATAATATAACGATTTCTTCTCGTCCACATCAGTACGAATTTTCGCGCCTAAATTTAGAATATGCCATAACTTCAAAACGTAAACTAAATTTACTCGTTGCTGAGAAAATTGTTGATGGTTGGGATGACCCAAGAATGCCAACTGTATCAGGAATGCGACGTCGAGGTTATTCTGCTGCTTCAATTCGCGAATTTTGCCAACGAATTGGGATAACTAAACAAGAAAATACTGTTGAGATGAGTGCGTTGGAATTTTGTGTACGTGAAGATCTTAATGAAAATGCACCACGTGCGATGGCAGTAATCGACCCAGTTAAAGTGATTATTGAAAATTTTTCTGAGTCATTAGATGAAATTCTTATGATGCCAAATCATCCTAATCGCCCAGAACTCGGTCAACGCGACGTTGCCTTTACGCGTGAGCTTTATATTGACCGTGCTGATTTTCGTGAGGAAGCGAATAAAAACTATAAACGATTAGTATTAGGTAAAGAAGTACGCTTACGTAATGCTTATGTCATTCGAGCTGATCGCGTTGAAAAAGATGATGAAGGTAAGATAAAAACGATTTATTGTTCGTATGATCCGGCAACGCTAAACAAAAATCCTGAAGATGGACGAAAAGTTAAAGGCGTTATTCATTGGGTATCTGCTAAATTTGCATTACCTGCAGAAATTCGTTTATATGATCGTTTATTTAATACGCCAAATCCAGGTGCGGCAGATGATTTTCTCGCGACGATAAATCCAGAGTCATTATTGATAAAACAAGGATTTGTTGAACCAAGTTTACGTGATAGTAAAGCTGAATTTTCATATCAGTTTGAGCGAGAGGGGTATTTCTGCCTAGATAGCAAATATGGAAAAGATAATAATTTAGTTTTCAATCGAACAGTCGGTCTTCGTGATAGTTGGAGCGAATAA
- the secE gene encoding preprotein translocase subunit SecE, whose amino-acid sequence MSTVSDNHGTSKALDKIKWLFVFILVVFVIWGNFYFAGPNSVYQPNVVVRIIGVILVAVLALLLAITTQKGKSLISFAKESRMELRKVVWPTRKEAIQTTLLIAVITIVVGLCLWGLDTFFFWAISKLTVLGH is encoded by the coding sequence ATGAGTACTGTTAGTGATAATCATGGAACAAGCAAAGCGCTTGATAAAATTAAGTGGCTTTTCGTTTTTATACTGGTAGTTTTTGTTATATGGGGTAATTTTTATTTTGCTGGGCCAAATTCTGTCTACCAACCTAATGTTGTTGTAAGAATTATTGGCGTTATCCTTGTTGCTGTTTTAGCATTATTACTTGCAATAACCACGCAAAAAGGTAAAAGTCTTATCAGCTTTGCTAAAGAGTCTCGTATGGAACTTCGTAAAGTTGTGTGGCCAACAAGAAAAGAAGCAATACAAACTACATTACTAATTGCTGTAATAACGATTGTTGTCGGTCTTTGTTTATGGGGATTAGACACATTCTTTTTTTGGGCAATATCAAAATTAACGGTGTTAGGACATTAG
- a CDS encoding efflux RND transporter periplasmic adaptor subunit — protein sequence MNKKIFAVVLLIVVTISMTILIRSHNSQLVLQGEVDAPNVSVSSKAKGRVTVINVSRGDNVKIGDLLITLDSPELLAQVKAAEASRDQAKAQLEQSEHGTREESIRYYEALLAQAKVTYENASKEYNRNKTISGKGYISQSVLDSALKSRDAAYQQVQSAQATLDQALHGDRAEQRQIYEAQLQQTEENLKQLTIQYDDLLLKSPVDGEVGSIPAEVGELFNATSPLITVIRQSQAYFVFNIRENILVNIHKNDHVLLEVPALGDKKIEAEVRYIAPMGDYSTKRATRATGDFDLRTFEIRLYPIEPVKDLRAGMSVLWKLEQ from the coding sequence ATGAATAAAAAGATATTTGCTGTAGTTTTGCTTATTGTTGTTACGATTTCAATGACAATTTTAATTCGTTCGCATAATAGCCAACTGGTATTACAAGGTGAGGTTGATGCTCCTAACGTTAGCGTATCATCTAAAGCTAAGGGAAGAGTCACGGTTATTAATGTTAGTCGAGGTGATAATGTTAAGATTGGTGACCTTTTAATTACCTTAGACAGTCCAGAGCTATTAGCTCAAGTCAAGGCTGCAGAAGCGTCAAGAGACCAAGCTAAGGCTCAACTTGAACAATCTGAGCATGGAACTCGAGAAGAGAGTATTCGCTACTACGAAGCCTTACTTGCTCAGGCAAAAGTGACTTATGAAAATGCCTCAAAAGAGTATAATCGTAATAAAACTATTTCAGGTAAAGGTTATATATCTCAGTCTGTTTTAGATAGTGCTTTAAAATCACGAGATGCAGCTTATCAACAAGTACAATCTGCACAAGCTACTTTGGATCAAGCCTTACATGGTGATCGCGCAGAGCAACGACAAATTTATGAAGCTCAACTACAGCAAACTGAAGAGAATTTAAAACAGCTTACGATCCAATATGATGATCTACTACTTAAATCACCCGTTGATGGTGAAGTGGGCTCTATTCCTGCTGAAGTTGGTGAACTGTTTAATGCAACAAGTCCTTTGATTACCGTTATCCGGCAATCTCAAGCCTATTTTGTTTTTAATATACGTGAAAATATTTTGGTCAACATTCATAAAAATGATCATGTTTTATTAGAAGTTCCAGCGCTTGGTGATAAAAAAATTGAAGCTGAAGTTCGTTATATAGCCCCTATGGGAGACTATTCTACGAAAAGAGCGACAAGGGCAACTGGCGATTTTGATTTAAGAACATTCGAAATTAGACTCTACCCTATAGAGCCAGTTAAGGATCTTCGCGCGGGCATGAGTGTTTTATGGAAGTTAGAGCAGTAG
- the adhE gene encoding bifunctional acetaldehyde-CoA/alcohol dehydrogenase, producing the protein MSVTNLAELDKLIARVKKAQEIYATFTQEQVDKIFVAAATAAAAARIPLAQQAVAESGMGIVEDKVIKNLFAAEYILNKFRNDKTCGVIAENEPFGTITIAEPLGIICGIVPTTNPTSTAIFKSLISLKTRNAIVFSPHPRAKNSTIEAARIVLDAAIKAGAPKDIIGWIDEPSIELSNGLMHHPDVAAILATGGPGMVKAAYSSGKPALGVGAGNTPVIIDETADLKRAVASVLMSKTFDNGMICASEQAIVVVDSVYDEVRRLLGEYGAYILDAKETKAVQGIILNDKGALNANIVGQPAAKIAELAGFKVPSAAKVLVGEVSKVDLSEPFAHEKLSPTLAMFKAKDFTDAVEKAEKLVEMGGLGHTSVLYTDQDTNRDRIAYFGSKMKTCRILINQPAAHGGIGDLYNFDLAPSLTLGCGSWGGNSVSENVGPKHLINKKIIAKRAENMLWHKLPSSIYFKRGSLPIALNEVIEQGAKRVFVVTDKFLFNNGYSKQITDQMEAQGIICETFFDVEADPTLTVVRKGTDAMISFKPDTIIALGGGSPMDAAKIMWVLYEHPETKFDELALRFMDIRKRTCHFPNMGQKAKLICVTTTSGTGSEVTPFAVVTDDATGQKYPLADYAITPNMAIVDANLVMNMPKSLCAAGGYDAVTHALEAYVSVMASEFSDGQALQALSLLKAYLPASYKEGAKNPIAREKVHSAATLAGVAFAQAFLGVCHSMAHKIGAAFHIPHGVANAMLISNVVRFNATNKPTKQGTFSQYGYPQAIARYAEIADHLGLTSPSDKSEKKVEKLIGWLDKLRVELDIPFSIKDFGISEKAFLAQVDQLAVDAFDDQCTGANPRYPLIAELKQILLDTYYGRAYKDTGDISEDVAVKTAAKGATKVKTESKVAKKK; encoded by the coding sequence ATGTCAGTTACTAACTTAGCTGAGTTAGATAAGCTAATTGCAAGAGTAAAAAAAGCACAAGAAATTTATGCAACATTTACTCAAGAACAAGTCGATAAAATCTTTGTTGCCGCTGCAACTGCCGCAGCCGCAGCGCGTATACCATTAGCACAGCAAGCTGTTGCAGAATCAGGAATGGGAATTGTAGAAGATAAGGTAATAAAGAACTTATTTGCAGCAGAATATATTTTAAACAAATTCCGTAATGATAAAACTTGTGGTGTTATTGCTGAAAATGAACCCTTTGGAACGATAACTATCGCAGAACCATTAGGTATTATTTGTGGGATCGTACCAACAACAAACCCGACATCAACAGCAATTTTTAAATCATTAATCAGTTTAAAAACCCGTAATGCAATTGTATTTTCTCCTCATCCTAGAGCAAAAAATTCAACAATTGAAGCTGCTCGTATTGTACTTGATGCAGCTATTAAAGCCGGTGCACCAAAAGATATTATTGGTTGGATTGATGAACCCTCAATTGAATTATCAAATGGCTTGATGCATCATCCTGATGTTGCTGCAATTTTAGCAACAGGTGGACCTGGAATGGTTAAAGCAGCTTATAGTTCAGGTAAACCCGCTTTAGGCGTTGGCGCGGGTAATACGCCAGTAATTATTGATGAAACAGCGGATCTTAAACGCGCAGTTGCCTCGGTATTAATGTCTAAAACTTTTGATAACGGTATGATTTGTGCGTCAGAACAAGCAATTGTTGTTGTTGATTCTGTATATGATGAAGTTCGCCGTTTACTTGGTGAGTATGGTGCTTATATTCTTGATGCTAAAGAAACCAAAGCTGTACAAGGGATTATTTTAAATGATAAAGGCGCGTTAAATGCCAATATCGTAGGTCAACCTGCCGCGAAAATTGCTGAATTAGCGGGCTTTAAAGTTCCGTCAGCTGCTAAAGTCTTAGTGGGTGAAGTATCTAAGGTCGATTTATCCGAGCCATTTGCTCATGAAAAGTTATCTCCGACTCTCGCCATGTTTAAAGCAAAAGATTTTACTGATGCTGTCGAAAAAGCTGAAAAATTAGTTGAAATGGGTGGGTTAGGTCATACGTCAGTACTTTATACTGACCAAGACACAAATCGTGATCGTATTGCTTATTTCGGTAGTAAAATGAAAACTTGCCGAATACTGATTAACCAACCAGCTGCTCATGGTGGGATTGGTGATTTATATAATTTTGATTTAGCGCCGTCTTTAACATTAGGATGTGGATCATGGGGTGGAAACTCTGTATCTGAAAATGTGGGACCTAAACACTTAATCAATAAAAAAATTATCGCTAAGAGAGCAGAAAATATGTTATGGCATAAATTACCAAGTTCTATTTACTTTAAACGAGGCTCATTACCTATCGCGTTGAATGAAGTTATTGAGCAAGGTGCTAAACGTGTATTTGTCGTTACAGATAAATTCTTGTTCAATAATGGTTATTCAAAACAAATTACTGACCAAATGGAAGCTCAAGGCATCATTTGTGAAACGTTCTTTGATGTTGAAGCAGATCCAACATTAACAGTTGTTCGCAAAGGTACAGATGCTATGATTTCGTTTAAGCCTGATACCATTATTGCATTAGGTGGTGGTTCGCCAATGGATGCTGCGAAAATTATGTGGGTACTTTATGAGCATCCAGAGACTAAATTTGACGAATTAGCGCTTCGTTTTATGGATATTCGTAAACGTACTTGCCATTTTCCAAATATGGGGCAAAAAGCTAAATTAATCTGTGTTACAACAACATCAGGAACTGGTTCAGAAGTGACGCCATTTGCTGTTGTAACTGATGATGCGACTGGCCAAAAATATCCTCTAGCTGATTACGCAATAACGCCAAATATGGCGATTGTTGACGCTAATTTAGTGATGAACATGCCTAAGTCTCTTTGTGCTGCTGGTGGTTATGATGCTGTTACTCATGCATTAGAAGCTTATGTTTCGGTTATGGCGAGTGAATTCTCTGATGGACAAGCTTTACAGGCATTAAGCCTATTAAAAGCTTATTTACCCGCTAGCTACAAAGAAGGTGCTAAAAATCCTATTGCACGTGAAAAAGTACATAGCGCAGCAACCTTAGCGGGTGTCGCTTTTGCTCAAGCATTCTTAGGGGTTTGTCACTCAATGGCACATAAAATTGGGGCTGCATTCCACATTCCACATGGCGTTGCTAATGCAATGTTGATTTCTAATGTGGTGCGTTTTAATGCAACGAATAAACCAACTAAGCAAGGTACTTTTAGCCAATATGGGTATCCTCAAGCGATAGCTCGTTATGCTGAAATTGCAGATCACTTAGGTTTAACCTCTCCTTCTGATAAATCAGAGAAGAAAGTTGAAAAACTAATTGGCTGGCTTGATAAGCTTCGTGTAGAGCTTGATATTCCATTCTCAATTAAAGATTTTGGTATTAGCGAAAAAGCCTTCTTAGCGCAAGTTGATCAATTGGCTGTGGATGCATTTGATGACCAATGTACTGGCGCAAATCCGCGTTATCCTTTAATTGCAGAGTTAAAACAGATCCTTCTTGATACATATTATGGACGAGCTTATAAAGATACTGGCGATATAAGTGAAGATGTTGCGGTGAAAACAGCAGCAAAAGGCGCGACAAAAGTTAAAACTGAGTCAAAAGTAGCAAAGAAAAAGTAA
- the tcdA gene encoding tRNA cyclic N6-threonylcarbamoyladenosine(37) synthase TcdA — translation MHQISFTDSISQLKSLWIQTFLLIMNNAFSNTYYQRFSGIARLYGEQALINFQQSKIAVIGIGGVGSWVAESLARSGIGHITLIDMDDVCITNTNRQIHALKQNIGQTKTDVMAERILQINPECHVSCIDDFINQTNTCEYLGTRDQPKYDFIIDAIDSVRDKAAVLAHCRRNKLKIITIGGAGGQKDPTKIQVSDLAKTVQDPLVAKLRERLKGEFKLTKDSKGKYGIACVYSTEQLTYPTTNGQVCLVKNQAEGPKKMDCSSGFGAITTVTATFGFVAVSYVLDRLSK, via the coding sequence TTGCATCAAATAAGCTTCACTGATAGTATTAGCCAACTCAAATCGCTCTGGATTCAGACTTTTTTACTTATTATGAATAATGCCTTTTCCAATACTTATTATCAACGTTTTAGCGGTATTGCTCGTCTTTATGGTGAACAGGCGCTTATCAATTTTCAACAATCAAAAATCGCAGTGATCGGGATTGGTGGCGTTGGTTCATGGGTTGCTGAGTCTCTAGCTCGCAGCGGGATAGGCCATATTACACTAATTGATATGGATGATGTTTGTATCACCAATACCAATCGTCAAATTCACGCGTTAAAACAAAATATTGGACAAACTAAAACAGACGTTATGGCGGAGCGAATTTTACAAATTAATCCTGAATGTCATGTTAGTTGTATCGATGATTTTATTAACCAAACTAATACTTGTGAATACTTAGGTACTAGAGATCAGCCAAAGTATGATTTTATTATTGATGCTATAGATAGTGTTCGTGATAAAGCTGCTGTTTTAGCTCATTGTAGGCGTAATAAATTAAAAATTATTACTATTGGTGGCGCCGGCGGTCAAAAAGATCCAACAAAAATTCAAGTCAGTGATTTAGCCAAAACAGTTCAAGATCCTTTAGTGGCTAAGTTACGTGAAAGATTAAAAGGTGAGTTTAAGCTAACGAAAGATAGTAAAGGAAAATATGGTATTGCTTGTGTATATTCAACCGAGCAACTTACTTATCCTACTACCAATGGCCAAGTTTGTTTAGTTAAAAATCAAGCAGAAGGACCTAAAAAAATGGACTGTTCTTCAGGATTTGGCGCTATTACAACTGTTACCGCGACATTTGGTTTTGTTGCTGTGAGTTATGTATTAGATAGATTATCAAAATAA
- the nusG gene encoding transcription termination/antitermination protein NusG has translation MSETQKKRWYVIQAYSGYEARVAQSLREYIKLHNMEDSFGDVLVPTEEVVEMKGGQRRKSERKFFPGYVLVEMLMNDATWHLVRSVPRTMGFIGGTSDRPAPISQKEVDAIMNRLQQVGDKPRPKTLFEPGELVRVNEGPFADFNGVVEEVDYEKSRLKVSVSIFGRATPVELDFSQVEKS, from the coding sequence ATGAGTGAAACACAGAAAAAGCGTTGGTATGTAATTCAGGCTTACTCGGGCTATGAAGCGCGTGTTGCACAATCATTACGCGAATATATTAAATTACATAACATGGAAGATTCGTTTGGTGATGTTTTAGTACCAACGGAAGAAGTGGTAGAAATGAAAGGTGGACAACGACGCAAAAGCGAAAGGAAATTCTTTCCTGGCTATGTGTTAGTTGAAATGCTAATGAATGATGCTACCTGGCATTTAGTTCGAAGCGTACCTAGAACGATGGGATTTATTGGTGGAACATCTGATAGACCTGCACCAATTTCACAAAAAGAAGTTGATGCGATAATGAATCGTTTACAACAAGTTGGTGATAAGCCGCGCCCTAAAACATTATTTGAACCAGGTGAATTGGTTCGTGTTAACGAAGGTCCATTTGCTGACTTTAACGGTGTTGTAGAAGAAGTTGATTATGAAAAAAGTCGCTTAAAAGTATCTGTATCAATTTTTGGTCGAGCAACACCTGTCGAGCTTGATTTTAGTCAGGTAGAAAAAAGTTAA
- the tuf gene encoding elongation factor Tu gives MSKEKFERKKPHVNVGTIGHVDHGKTTLTAAITTVLAKKYGGSARAFDQIDNAPEEKARGITINTSHVEYDTPTRHYAHVDCPGHADYVKNMITGAAQMDGAILVVAATDGPMPQTREHILLGRQVGVPFIIVFLNKCDMVDDEELLELVEMEVRELLSQYDFPGDDTPVVRGSALQALNGVPEWEEKIIELAGYLDSYIPEPERDIDKPFLLPIEDVFSISGRGTVVTGRVERGIVKVGEEVEIVGIKATVKTTCTGVEMFRKLLDEGRAGENVGVLLRGTKREDIERGQVLAKPGTIKPHTDFESEVYILSKEEGGRHTPFFKGYRPQFYFRTTDVTGTITLPEGVEMVMPGDNIKMVVSLIHPIAMDDGLRFAIREGGRTVGAGVVAKVIK, from the coding sequence ATGTCTAAAGAAAAATTTGAACGTAAAAAACCCCACGTTAACGTAGGAACAATCGGCCACGTTGACCATGGTAAAACAACTTTAACAGCGGCTATCACAACAGTATTAGCAAAAAAATACGGCGGTAGCGCACGTGCATTCGATCAAATCGATAATGCACCGGAAGAAAAAGCACGTGGTATTACTATCAATACTTCACACGTAGAATATGATACACCAACTCGCCACTACGCACACGTAGACTGCCCAGGCCATGCTGACTATGTTAAAAACATGATCACAGGTGCGGCACAAATGGATGGTGCAATTTTAGTAGTAGCCGCGACAGATGGCCCAATGCCACAAACGCGTGAACACATTCTATTAGGTCGTCAAGTAGGTGTACCTTTCATCATCGTATTCTTAAACAAATGTGATATGGTTGATGATGAAGAGTTATTAGAATTAGTCGAAATGGAAGTGCGTGAACTTCTATCTCAATACGATTTCCCAGGTGATGATACACCAGTAGTACGTGGTTCAGCGCTACAAGCGTTAAATGGCGTGCCAGAGTGGGAAGAAAAAATCATTGAATTAGCAGGTTACTTAGACTCTTACATTCCAGAGCCAGAGCGTGACATTGATAAACCTTTCTTATTACCAATTGAAGATGTATTCTCAATCTCAGGTCGTGGTACAGTAGTAACAGGCCGTGTAGAGCGTGGTATTGTAAAAGTTGGTGAAGAAGTTGAAATTGTTGGTATCAAAGCGACAGTAAAAACGACGTGTACTGGTGTTGAAATGTTCCGTAAATTGCTTGACGAAGGTCGTGCAGGTGAGAACGTAGGTGTGTTATTACGTGGAACTAAACGTGAAGATATCGAACGTGGTCAAGTACTAGCGAAACCGGGAACAATTAAGCCACATACTGATTTTGAATCAGAAGTGTATATCTTAAGTAAAGAAGAAGGCGGACGTCATACTCCATTCTTCAAAGGTTACCGTCCACAGTTCTACTTCCGTACAACTGACGTAACAGGAACAATCACTTTACCAGAAGGCGTAGAGATGGTAATGCCAGGCGATAACATCAAGATGGTAGTATCATTAATTCACCCAATCGCGATGGATGACGGTTTACGTTTTGCTATCCGTGAAGGTGGACGTACTGTTGGTGCGGGTGTGGTTGCTAAGGTTATTAAGTAA